A region of the Kribbella sp. NBC_01245 genome:
AAGACGGTCGAGGCGCTGCAGTTCTGGTCGGACATGGTCAAGCAGGGCTACACCCCGAGTGCGGCCCAGGGCGCCGACATCCGCGGGCGCGACCGGTTCTTCGCCGGCAAGGCCGCGATGATGTGGAACGGCAACTGGCTCGTCTCGGCCGCGCTCAAGTCGCCGGTCAAGGACGATCTGGCCATCCTGCCGTTGCCCAAGGCCCCTAGTGGTGACCGCAAGACCGTCATCCACGGCATCGGCAACGTGATGAGCGCCAAGACGAAGAGCCCGGAGGCGGCGGCCGCGTTCCTCTCGTTCCTCGGTGGCAAGGAGGCCGCTCTGATCCAGGCGAAGGCGGGCGCCGCCAACCCGGCGTACAACGGGACTCAGACCGACTTCGTGAAGTCCGCGCCGTACGCGTTGCAGACGTTCATCGACGCGGCCGCGCAGTACTCCGAGCCGTATCCGGTCAGCAAGGACACCGCCGTCTGGAACAAGCTCGAGACCGACCTGATCCTCCCGGCCCTCGGTGGCGACAAGCCGATGTCCGAGGTCGGCGCGGAGGTCGCCGCCAAAATGGACGAGGCACTGGGCAAGGAGAAGTGAAGTCCGACGGCCGCTGGCCCTGGCTTTTTGTCGGGCCGACGTTCGCCGGGGTGCTCGTCTTCTACCTGTGGCCGTTGGGTAAGACGCTGTACGACAGTTTCACCGAGATCGGGCCGTTCGGCGGCAGCACCTGGGTCGGCGCTGAGAACTACAGCCGGCTCGTCGCCGACGGCGAGGTCTATCGGGCGATCCTCAACACCGTCGTCTACACCGCGATCGTGCTGCTCGGCATCCCGTTGGCGGTGGTCTTCGCGAGCCTGATGAACCGCCCGGGCCTGCGCTTCGCGATGGTCTACCGCACCCTGTTCTTCCTGCCGTACGTCGCGATGCCGACGGCCATCTCGCTGGTCTGGCGGATCATCTACAACGGCGACTACGGCGTACTCAACCAGGCCCTCGGGGTGATCGGGATCGACGGCCCGACGTGGATCTCGACCGAGTGGTTCGCGTTGGTCGCGGTCGGCCTGGTCGGGTTGTGGATGTCGATCGGGTTCAACCTGATCGTGCTGTCGGCCGGGCTCAAGGGCATCCCCTCCGAGCTGTACGAGGCGGCCGCGCTCGACGGCGCCGGCCGGTTGCAGCAGTTCCGGGCGATCACCGTGCCGTTGCTGACGCCGTCGATCTTCTTCCTCTCGGTCATCACCACGATCGCCGGCTTCCAGCTGTTCGACATGTTGTTCGCGCTGCTCGGCCCGACGAACCCGGTGATGCCGAAGACCCAGTCACTGGTCTTCCTCTTCTACAACGCCGCCTTCGATAACAACGAG
Encoded here:
- a CDS encoding carbohydrate ABC transporter permease — protein: MKSDGRWPWLFVGPTFAGVLVFYLWPLGKTLYDSFTEIGPFGGSTWVGAENYSRLVADGEVYRAILNTVVYTAIVLLGIPLAVVFASLMNRPGLRFAMVYRTLFFLPYVAMPTAISLVWRIIYNGDYGVLNQALGVIGIDGPTWISTEWFALVAVGLVGLWMSIGFNLIVLSAGLKGIPSELYEAAALDGAGRLQQFRAITVPLLTPSIFFLSVITTIAGFQLFDMLFALLGPTNPVMPKTQSLVFLFYNAAFDNNERGYGAAVAVLILLVVGLLTLFQFRFQRRWVSYD